The segment GATGGCGCGGCGCAGGGCCACCTTGTCGGGCGTGTAGCCGCCCACCACCGGGTCTTCCATATTGAAGTAGGTGAAGGCCACTTCCGGATAGGGGAAGCGCACCGAGCGCATGCCCTGCTTGGCCAGATTGGGGGCCAGCTTTCCATTGGGCGTGGCAATGCTCACGTACTCGGCCGGCACCTCCTCCAGCACATCGGCCTCGTGGCGCAGGAAGCTCAGCCAGCGCGGCTGGTTCTCCTCGATGATGGCGATCTCCACCCGCTCGGTCAGCGGCAGGCGCCGGCCCTTGAGCTTGGCGGCCTGGGCCTTGAGCACCGGGTCGGCGCTGGCGGGCGGCTGCTCGTCGTAGAACTCCTCGCGGTAGTTCGGGTTCTTCTCGAGCACGATGCGCGAGCTGCGGCGCCACTCGGCCAGGCGGTAGGGCCCGGTGCCCACCGGGTGCTCCATGATCTTCTTCTCGCCGTAGAACTCGGCCACCTCGCGCGCCACCGCGCCCAGGAAGGCCGAATCGGCGAACTGGTTGATGAAGCGCGGGTCGCCCACGGCCAGGCGCACGCGGAAGGTGTAGCGGTCCAGCAGCTGCAGGCCTTCGACGGGCTTGTCGTAGTCGAAGGCCGTCTTGTTCTTGAGGGCGTCCTTGCGCAGCTCCGACAGGCCCAGGATGCCCACGTTCTCCAGCAGATAGAGATTGCGGCTGTTGAGCTTGGGGTCGTAGTGACGCTTGATGGAGTAGATGTAATCCGCCGCGGTCAGCTCACGCTTTTGCCCCTTGAAGGCCGGATCGTCATTGAAGTAGATGCCGGGCTTGATGCGGAAGGTCAGGGTCTTGAAGTCCTCCGAGACCTCGGGCATGGCCGCGGCCGTGGAGGGGCGCATCTGGAAGGGGCGGGCCAGATAGGCGAACTCCAGCGGGGCCTCGAAGATGGCGGCAGCGATCGTTTTCGAATATCGATCTGAGATCTGCGCAGGATCGAACCCGGTCTCGGCGACGCGGAAGGAGTACCTCAGCACCTTGGTGGCACCGCTCGCCTGGGCGGCGGCAGTCAGGGAGAAAGCGCCGAGCAGGGCGGCCAGGCAGGCGGCCCGTGCAAATCCACGTCGCATCACGTCAAGAATCCTTATCTCGCAAACCAATGCGCCGCCGGCCTTGTGGGCCGCTGCGGCGCTTCATCTCTCGGGGAACCGGCGCAGGGTGTGGGCGCGGGCTCCGGGCGAAGCCGCGCAGTCTAAGGCGCCGGGAGGCCAAACACCATGCACGGCAACCCCAAGGCCGGGGCTCCAGGGTGCGCTGGGCGCGCATTTTGGCCCAGAAACGCCCCGCCCCGCCCCTGTTCATCGGCCTTGCGGCCGGCTTTCCCCCGTGAACCCAGGGCAAATGCGGGTTGTCCCCGAGCCCGCGTCCATTAGACTCGCGCCTGTTTTCGCCCTGGGAACCCCGGTCGCCACAAGTGCCCGGGGTTTCGTTTTAGACCTTGCATGGAGACCGACAGCAATGGCGGCATACCTGATAAGGCGCCTGTGGCAAATGATTCCCACCCTGCTGGGCGTCGTGCTGCTGGTGTTCTTTCTCTTCAAATACTTCGGCGGCGACCCTGCCGAGATCCTGGGCGGCCTGAACGCCAGCCCCGAGCAGATCGAAGCCATCCGCGAGCAGCTGGGCCTGAACAAGCCGGTCTGGGAACAGCTCTTCATCTTCCTGAAGCAGATCGTCACCTTCGACTGGGGCAAGAGCTGGGCCACCAATGAGTCGGTTGCCAATCTGTTCGCCAGCCGCCTGCCCGCCACGCTGACGGTGATGCTGCCCATCCTGGTGCTGGAAGTGCTGCTGGCCATCCCCTTCGCCCTGGGCGTGGCCTATGTGCGCGGCAGCCTGACCGACCGCACCGTGATGATCATCACCACGGTGGCCGTGTCCATCTCCCTGCTGGTCTATGTGATCGTGGCGCAGTATGTGTTCGCCTTCCGCCTGGGCTGGTTCCCGGTGCAGGGCTGGACCGACAGCGTCTGGACCAACCTCACCACCTATGCGCCGCTGCCGGTGCTGGTGGCCGTGGCCGTGGCCCTCTCGCCGCAGACCCGCCTGTACCGCACCTTCTTCCTGGATGAGATCGGCCATGACTATGTGCGCACTGCGCGCGCCAAGGGCATGACCGAGAAGACCATCCTGCTCAAGCATGTGCTGCGCAACGCGATGATCCCCATCCTGACCAACGTGGCCGTGGCGCTGCCGGGCGTGTTCGTGGGCTCCTTCCTGCTGGAGGTGTTCTTCTCGATCCCGGGTCTGGGCCGCGAGATCCTGCTGGCCGTGAACCGCAGCGACTACCCCGTCATCCAGGCCTTCGCGATCTACATCGCCTTCCTGACCATGGTGGTCAACCTCCTGACTGACCTGCTGTACAAGCTGGTCGACCCGCGCGTGGTGCTGAAATGAGTGCAGTGCTCTCCCAAAACACCGCTGCACCCAAGGCGCAGCGCTCCGAAGGCGTCTGGGCCGCGTCCTGGCGCCGCATGCGGGCCGACAAGGTGGGCATGGTCTGCATGACCATCGTCGCCCTGTTCCTGCTGCTGGTCATCGCCTCGGGCAGCGGCCTGGTGGCCAAGAACTGGCAGAAGGAAGTGGGCGTGCCCAACGCGCCCCCGACCCTGATGGGCCCGGCTCCGGCCGAGGCCACCGGCACCATCGCCATGCCCAAGGGCCCCAATGTGGACCTCTCGGACATCGACCCGCTGGCCCCGCGCTACAAGGAGTGGGACGAGCGCGCCAAGCAGTTCAAGACCGAGGAAGTGGTCAAGTCCGAGACCCTGCCCTTCGGCGGCGACCGCCTGGGCCGCGACGTGCTGGCCAAGGTGATCAAGGGCGCCGAGGTCTCCATCATGGTGGGCGTGCTGGCGGCCGTGGTGGCCACCATCATCGGCACCGTGCTGGGCGCCATCTCGGGCTTCTTCGGCGGCAAGGTGGGCGACTTCCTGGAGTGGCTCTACAACGTCTTCACCGCCATCCCTGGCATCCTCCTGATCTTCGCCTTCGCCGTGATCTTCGGCCGCGGCGTGCTCTCGGTGGTGATGATCCTGGGCCTGGCCGGCTGGCCCGGCATCTACCGCCTGATCCGCGCGGAGTTCATGAAGCACTCGGTGCGCGAGTACGTGCGCTCGGCCGAGGCCATCGGGGCCTCCAAGACCAGCCGCATGTTCAAGCACATCCTGCCCAATGTCTCGCATGTGGCCCTGGTGCAGCTCTCCCTGCATGTGGTGGGCTTCATCAAGAGCGAGGTCATCCTGTCCTATCTGGGTCTGGGCGTGGGCGTGGACCAGGTCTCCTGGGGCACCATGCTGGCCGAGAGCCAGAGCGAGCTGATCCTGGGCTACTGGTGGCAGCTGGCCGCCGTGACCGGCTTCATGGCCGTCTTCGTCACCGCCTTCGCGCTCTTCACCGATGCGCTGCGCGATGCGCTGGATCCCAAGCTGCGTGGCCTGGAGTAAGAACATGCTTCTGAGTATTCAAGACCTCAAGGTCGCCTTCCGCATGGGCAAGGTCGACGGCCAGATGCAGCGCCAGCTGGCCGTCAAGGGCGTGAGCTTCGACATCCCCGAGAACAGCACCGTGGCCCTGGTGGGCGAGTCGGGCTCGGGCAAGAGCGTCACCGCCATGTCCATCCTCAACCTGCTGCCCAGCAACGCGGAGCGCGAAGGCAAGATCCTGTTCCAGGGTCGTGACCTGCTGCAGACCTCGCTGTCCGAGCTGCAGGGCGTGCGCGGGCGCGAGATCGCCTGCGTGTTCCAGGATCCCATGACCTCGCTGAACCCCGTGTTCACCGTGGCCGACCAGATCATGGAGCCCCTGATCAAGCACATGGGCATGAGCCGCCGCCAGGCCCTGGTGCGCGCCGAGGAGCTGCTCAATCAGGTCGGTATCCGCGAGCCGGAAAAGCGCCTCTCCGCCTATCCGCACGAGCTGTCGGGCGGCCAGCGCCAGCGTGTCATGATCGCCATGGCGCTCGCCAACCGCCCGGAACTGCTGATCGCCGACGAGCCGACGACCGCGCTCGACGTCACCGTGCAGCGCCAGGTGATGGAGCTGATGGCCAAGCTCAAGGACACGCACAAGATGAGCATGCTGTTCATCTCGCATGACCTGGGCGTGGTGGGCGAGATCTCGGACCAGGTGGTGGTGATGCGCCACGGCCAGATCCGCGAGAAGGCGCCCGTGGCCGAGATCTTCAAGAACCCGCAGGACAGCTACACCAAGGCCCTCCTGGCCTGCCGCCCCTCGCTGACCGAGAACCCGGCCCGCCTGATGGTGATCGACGATCACATCGCCGGCCGCGCTGCGCGCGCCGAGGGCAAGGCCAAGGACCCGAACGCCCCCGTCATCCTGGAAGTGCGCGGCCTGAAGAAGAGCTTCTTCTTCAAGGAAGGCCTGTTCGGCAAGAAGGAGTTCAAGGCCGTCAAGGGCGTGAACTTCCAGCTGAAGAAGGGCTACACCCTGGGCGTGGTGGGCGAGTCCGGCTCGGGCAAGACCACCATGGGCCTGACCCTCTTGCGTCTGCACGAGCCCACCGGCGGCGAGGTGCTGTTCGAGGGCAAGGACCTGCTCAAGATGAGCGGCAACGACTGGCAGAAGATGCGCCGCCGCATCCAGGTCGTGTTCCAGAACCCCTATGCCTCGCTGAACCCGCGCTTCACCATTGGTCAGACCCTGGTCGAACCCATGGAGATCCACGGCATCGGCGCCAGCCACAGCGAGCGCCTGGCCACGGCCAGCGCCATGCTGAAGAAGGTGGGCCTGGAGGAGAAGCACTACGGGCGCTACCCGCACATGTTCTCTGGCGGCCAGCGCCAGCGCGTGGCGATCGCCCGCGCGCTGATGCTCAATCCGCGTCTTCTGGTGCTCGACGAGCCGGTTTCGGCGCTCGACCTGTCGGTGCAGGCCCAGGTGCTGAACCTGCTTGCCGATCTGCAGGACGAGTTCCGCCTGACCTATGTCTTCATCAGCCACGACCTGGCCGTGGTGAAGTTCATCTCCGATGAGGTGCTGGTGATGCAGAACGGCGATGTGGTCGAACAGGCCGACACCGCCGCCCTGCTGGCCGCCCCCAAGCAGGAGTACACCCGCCGCCTGCTGGGCGCCGTGCCGCGTGGCTACCAGGAGGACGCGGCCGCAGCGGCCGCCTGAAGCTCATAGACAGGGCCTGTGCCCCGATCATGAAAGCGGCCCGCGGGCCGCTTTTTTCTTGCCCTCCCCCCCATCGCCGCGCTTGACCCCGGCTTGTTTTCGAGATTAAAGTGATATCACTTTTAAGGGAGTCAGCCTCATGAGCAAGAACCGTCCGGGCCCGGTGCCTGACCAAGGTCGCCTGGAACAAGCCGCTCAGACCGCCAACGGCTATCTGGCTATTCTGATGGGCCTGGCCGCCCTGGCCGCCGCGGCGCTGCTGGCCTGGCTCACCCGGGGCGAGTCCCTGGGCGCCCTGCTGATGGCCGGTCTGCTGCTGGGCGCCGGCCTGGCCCTGCTGATGGGCCTCTATATCCAGCAGCCCGGCGAGGCGCGGCTGCTGACCCTGTTCGGCCAGTACCGCGGCACCGACCGCACAGCCGGCCTGCGCTGGGCCAATCCCCTGACCCTCAAGCGCCGCGTCTCGCTGCGCGCGCGCAACTTCAATGCCCCCACGCTCAAGGTCAATGACAAGCGCGGCAACCCGGTGGAGATCAGCGCCGCCGTGGTCTGGCGGGTGGAGGACACGGCCCGCGCTGTCTTCGAGGTGGACGACTACGAGCGCTATGTCGCCGTCCAGGCCGAGGCCGCCATCCGCCATCTGGCTGCCCAGTTCGCCTATGACGAGGGTGAAGACCTGGCCCCGGGCGAGACCACGCTGCGCGCCGGCGCCGACGAGGTGATCAGCGCCCTGCAAGCGGAACTGCAGGCGCGCTTCGCCGAGGCCGGCGTCAGCGTGCAGGACGCCAAGATCACCCATCTGGCCTATGCGCCCGAGATCGCCCAGGTAATGCTGCGCCGCCAGCAGGCCGAGGCCATCATCAGCGCCCGCAAGAAGATCGTGCAGGGCGCGGTCAGCATGGTGGAGGAGGCGCTCAAGGGCCTGTCGGAGCGGTCCATCGTGGAGCTCGATGACGAGCGCAAGGCCGCCATGGTCTCCAATCTGCTGGTGGTGCTGTGCTCCGACAAGGACACCCAGCCCATCGTCAACACCGGCACGCTCTACAACTGACGACGATCCACCGCGAGCCCGATGGCCAGCCCCGACAAGAAGAGCTTTGCCCTGCGCATCGATCCCGCCCTCTGGGCCGAGATCGAGCGCCTGGCTGCGCAGGAGCTGCGCTCGGTCAATGCCCAGATCGAGTACCTGCTGCGCGAGGCCCTGGCCCGCCGCGGCATCCGGCCCGACAAGGCCCCGGCGGCCCGACGCGGGCGACCGCCCGGGCCGGCGGCTCAGGACGAAGAGGGCTGAACTCCGCCCCGGGGCTCATGACGGCGCAACAAGGCCCAGACCACGGGCAGCACCAACCAGAAGCCCGAGGCCGGCATCAGCAGCACGCCCAGAGCCCACAGGGCCAGCAAGCCCCAGCCCAGGGGTCGCAGCGCGGCCGGGTCGAGCTGAGGCTGACGCTCCAGCAGGCTCAGGGCTTGCCCCAGCAGGGCCAGGGGCGCGCCGAAGAGCAGGAACCAGGTGGCCGCCGCGAGCAACGGGTCCGCCCCCACCGCATTGAACAGACCCAGGCGCAGCATCTTCTGCAGCGGCCCGGCAAAGACCAGCAGGCCGAACACGGTGTGCAGCGCGGCCACGGCCAGCAGCCAGCGCCCCATCCAGGGGCGGTTCGTGGCAAGGGATGTCATCGCTCTTCTCCTCCTATCCAGGGATTGCGGGTGCGTACCCGGGCGCCCAGCTGCGCCAGCAGCTGGTTCAGACCCAGGAAGGCGCGGTCCAGATACGGCAACTCGGGCGGCATGTCATGCAGATGCCGCATGGCCACCCGCTGCTGCGCGCGCCCCAGATGCGGCAGCGGCGCACGGGCGCCGAAATCGAATACCGCCTCGCGAAAGGGTGCGAGCTGCCAGTCCAGCAGCGGGGCCAGGGCCGGGCGCAGCTCGCGGCGGAAACTCTCCAGATCCAGGCCCGCATCGATCAGGCCCAGCGCCTGGTAGGCGCCGTGCAGGGCCGCATCGCCATCCGGCACCAGGGCGGCCGACCAGGCCCGGGCCAGGCCCTCGACGAGGCGAGGCGGCAAGACCCGCGTGCAGCCGAAGTCCAGCAGGCCCAGGCGGCCATCGGGCATGAAGAGGTAGTTGCCGGGATGCGGGTCGGCGTGCAGACGCCCCAGCTCGAAGACCATCAGCATGAAAGTCTCGAAGATCAGCTGGCCGTAGCGGTCACGCTCAGCCTGGCTGGGGCCCTGGGCCAGCCACTCGGCCAGATGTTGACCCGGCAGGGCCTGCATGGCCAGCAGCTGGGGCGTGCTGAGCGCGTGGCAGACCTCGGGCACCACCAGCTGGGGCAGGCGCGGCGCCAGGGCGGCGCGGAACTCGTCCATGGCTCGGGCTTCCTGCGCATAGTCCAGCTCGGCGGCCAGGCCGGCCTCGATCTCGTCCAGCACACGCGCCAGCAGGGCCGCATCGGGCCTGGCCCCTTCGCCCAAGGCCAGGCCACCCAGGCGCCCCAGCAGCAGGCTGCGCAAGAGGCGCATATCGCTGCTGATGGTGGCGGCAATGCCCGGGTACTGCAGCTTGAGCGCCAGCACGCGGCCATCCTCGAGCTGCGCTCTGTGCACCTGGCCCAGGCTGGCGGCCGCGAAGGCCTGGGGTTCGAAGTGGGCAAAGCGCTCGGCCCAGTCCGGCCCCAGGGCCTGGCGCATGCGCTTGCCCACCAGGGCCTGGTTCATGGGCGTGGCCTGGTAGCAGGCCCGGGCCAGCTGCTCGCGCAAGCCCTGGGGCAGCAGCTGGACCTCGCTGCTGAGCAGCTGGGCGGCCTTGAGCGCCACGCCCTTGAGCTGGTTCAGCGCGCCAAAGAGGATGCGGCCCAGCTCGGCCTCGTGCGCTGCGCGGGCCGCGGCGCGCTGTGCCTCGTCGCGCGCCAGATCGCGGGCCTTGTGGCCCAGGCGCGCGACGCCGGCCCGCGCCAGCGCGCCGCCGGCAATGGCGCCGCGCGCCACGCGGCCGCTGCGGGGCGGCTTGCTGGCCGCCGTCATGGCCGGCTTTCCCTTTGCATCTGGCGCATCACCTGGCGCAGCATCAGGGGCACGATCAGGCTGTGGGCCGGCCCCACCAGCGCCATATAGAGCCGGCCCAGACGGTTGTGCTCATGCACCACGGTGCTCAGGGCCAGGCGGCTACCGCCATCGGGCTGGGCCAGTCGCAGCAGGGACAGGCGCACATGCAGATGCTTGTCGTCATCCCCCAGCACCAGCTCGCCGGGCCGCTGCTGCTCCAGGGTGAAGATGCCCACCCGGTCGCCGATGCGATAGGCCTCGGCCGGCTTGCCCGGCTGGCGCGCGGCCAGGCCGCCCAGATCCTTGAGCCCCACCAGACGCACGACGCGGTTGCGCAAGCTCATCAGGGCCGCCATCCAGGCCGGCGTGCGCGCGCTCAGGCGCAGCCAGCTCTGCAGCAGGGGCGCCTGGGGATCAGGGTCGGGCAGCAGATAGCAGTCGGCGAAGTCGGCCGTGGGGAGGCTGGAGGCCAGCACGCTTTGCGCCGGCACGGCGATCTTGCTCAGGGTCCAGGGGCTCATGAACGGGCCTCCCTCGCCACACCCAGGCCGCGCCGCGCCAGGCTGAGCAGCTCCAGCACGCCGCCGCCTTGCAGCAGGCGGGCCAGCTGGTTGCGCAGCAGAAAGCCGCCCAGCTCGCCCAGCTTGTTGATCAGCCCGCTCTGCAGCATCAGGGCCAGCAGGCCCAGGCTGAGATCAGTGAGCTGGGTGGTGTCGGAAAACTCGGCGCTCTCGTCCTGCAGCCAGTAGACGAGGATGGCAAACACATAGTCGGCCATCAGGCCCGCCAGCAGGCCCTTGAAGCCGCAGGGCGCGATCTGGCCGGCCGCCTCGGCCTCGGCCAGCCAGGCCTCCACCTGGGCTTTGAGCGCGGGCTTGCCCGGCAGGGCGTCACCCATCAGCAGCAGCGGGTTCTCGCGCGCCAGGCCGCGGGTGATGGCCACGAACTCGCGATCCGGCAGCAGGCGCTCCAGCACCGCATCCACCAGGCGCTGCAGGCGCTCCTGCAGCTGGTAGCCGGCCAGGCCCTTGGTCTTGAGGGTCTGGGCCAGGGCATCGTTGATCGCCAGCTCGTAATAGCCCAGCACCAGCTTTTCCTTGCTGGGGAAGTATTTGTAGATCGTGGCGTCCCCCAGGCCGGCGGCGCGCGCGATCTGCTTCATGGTGGTCCGCTCATAGCCCTGGCTGCTGATCAGGTCCACCGCGGTCGCCAGCAGCAGGCGCTGGTTCTTGTCTTGCTGTGATTTGGAAATCTTCATCGGCTATCTAATAAATTTCTAAATACTTCTTTCAATCAATAGTACGTACACAAAACAGCGAACGCAAGCCAAAAGTCTTTGAATTTTTCCGCACGACCGTGCTAAATTGAAGCGCATGGAAGCCAAGACCGAACGCAGCGAGCTGACCCAGACCGCCATCGTGGACATGGCGCTGGAGATGGCCGCCCGCGAAGGCCTGGAAAGCCTGTCCATCGGCGAGGTGGCCAAGCGCCTGAACCTGTCCAAGAGCGGGGTGTTCTCGCGCATCGGCTCGCGCGAAGCCCTGCAGCGCGCGGTGCTGGAGGAGTTCGACCGGCGCTTTCAGCAGGACATCCTGCTGCCCGCCCTGCGCGAGCCGCGCGGCCTGCCACGGCTGGACGCCATCATGGCCGCCTGGCTGCAGCGCGCCACCACCCCCGGCCTGCGCGGCGCCTGCCTCTACGCGGCCGGCAGCTTCGAGTTCGACGACTGTGACGAGAGCCCCCTGCGCGAGTTGCTGCTGGAGGGCGTGCGGCGCTGGCGCACGGTGCTGCGCCGCAGCGTGCTCCAGGCCGTGGAGGCCGGCCATCTGCGTGCCGACCTCGACCCCGACCAGCTGGTCTTCGAGCTGGACGGCCTCTTCACCGCCCTGGTCCGCGAATCGCGCTTTCTGCGCGAACCCAGCACACGGGAGCGCGGCTGGGCCTGGTACCAGCGCCTGATCCGGGACTACCGCGCCTGAGCGAGCGCCATGCCTGCGCGTTTCTCTGCTTCGCCAAACTTCGCACGGCCGTGCGAAAACTTTGTCAACCCGTTCATCACAAGGAGAGCGCCATGCTTGCCCTGATCCTCCTGCTCCCCCTGCTGGCCCTGGTCTGGCGGCTCGGCATCGGCCTGCAGCGCCTCTGGCGCGCCGTGCCGCGCAGCAACCACGACCTGGTCTGGCACTGAGCCGCGCAAGGCCCGACGATGAATCGCACCCAGGAACTCAATCCCGCCGCACTGTTCTATGGCCAGGGCCCCGGCCAAAGGCTGCTGCGCCAGGCCCTGGGCCGGCTCCAGGCCCTCAGCCCGGGGCTGACGGCCAGCCTGGCCTACCAGTTCTTCATCACCCCCCTGCCGCTCAAGCGGGCGGCACGCCGCCGCCCCGTGCCCGCCGTCTGGCAGCTGCAGCGCTGGCGCCTGGGCGCGCGCGAGCTGGCCCTGTGGCAGCGCCCGGCGCCGGGCGTGGTGCGCGCGCGCGTGCTGCTGGTGCATGGCTGGGCCGGCGACGCCCAGCAGATGCGCCCCCTGGGTGACGCGCTCTGGGAGGCCGGCCTGGAGCCCTGGCTGCTGGACCTGCCCGGCCATGGACGCAGCAGCGGTTGGCAGACGCATCTGCCCGAGTTCGTGGAGGTGCTGGGCCAGGTGGGCCAGCGCCTGGGGCCTTTGCAAGGCCTGGTGGGCCATTCCCTGGGCGCCCTGGCGGCCAGCCAGGCCCTGGCTCGCGGGAAGCTGGAGGCCAGCCGCCTGGCCCTGCTGGCCTGCTCCGCGCCGCCGCGCGAGGTGCTGGGCTGGTATGGCGCCAGCCTGGGTCTGGGGCGCGAGGTGCTGGGCCGCTTGCGCCAGCGCCTGGAGGGGATCAGCGGCCACGGCCTGGAGCAGTTCGAGCCGCCCTGGCTCGCCACCCGCCTGCACCAGCCCACCCTGCTGCTGCACGACCGGGCCGACCGGGCCGCCCCCATGGCAGTGTCCGAGCAGCTGGCCGCCGCGCTGCCGGCGGCGCAGCTGATGCCGACCGAGGGCCTGGGGCACCGCCGCCTGCTCGCCGACACGGCGGTTCTGGCCGCCATCAGCCGTCATCTGCGCCCGTAAGCCGTTGTAAGCGTGCAAATATGCCGCCTGGGGCGCCCAGGCTAGGGCCGGCCCCAGTTCGGCGCGAGCGGCCGGCCTCCTACACTGCGCGCGACCGCATGAGGGAGTGCCGCGCCAGATGAAACGCCTGATCCAGACCCTGCGCCGTGCCGGGTGCCAGGCCTGCACGCTGCCCCCGACCGCATCCGCCATGGCCTGAAAGGCCGTTTTTCCTCAAGCCTCCCCCTGGATGCGTCGATAGCTTGTCAGTGATGTGCACGGCTTCCACCGCCCCTGCCGGGCCGCGCTTGTCTGTCTGGCTGCCCCTGATGCTGGCGGCCGGACTGCTGCTGGGCGGCTGCCGGCAGGAGGCAACGCCCCGGGGCTCCGACTCCGCAGGCGCCCAGTCCGAGCAGGACCGGGCGCTCTGGCGCGAGCTGTCGCAGCTGGAGCGCGCCGGCCGCGGTCGGCCGCGCGAGGCCGAGCTGCAGCTGCGCGAGCTGCAAAAGCGCAGTGCCCCCGGCAGCGCCGAACGCCTGGAGGCCCTGGCCCTGCGCGGCATCATGGCCGCCTACAACCGCGACCGTCCCATCCTGGAACAGGTGCAGCAGGACCTGCTGCACTGGCCCGCCGGCCCGGGCCAGGCCTCGGCCGAGCTGGCCGCCGCCACCATGATGGGTCTGTACCACCAGGCGCGCGGCGATCTGCGCGAAGCCCTCAAGGCCATGGCCCCGCTGCAAGACCGCGCCAGCACCGAGCGCAGCCCGCGCATCCTGCTGCGCGCCCGCCTGGCCATGGGCGGGATCCAGGCCGACAAGGGTCTGCTGGAGGAGGGGCTCGCCACCACCCTGGACGCCGTCAAGCAGGCCGATGCCCTGGGCGAGCTCTGGCGCCGCGCCGGCGCGCTCAACGAGCTCTCGCGCCTGTATGCCCGCACCCAGCAGACCGAGCGCGCCCAGCAGACCAATGCGGAGGCCCTGGCCACGGCCCAGCAGGACCCGGATCCGGTGCTGCTGTACCTGGTGACCACGGTGCGCGGCATCGTCCACGCCGAGGACGCCGACCCCAGCGTGACCCAGCAGGCCTGGGCCCAGTCCCTGCAGTACGCGCGCGAATCCCAGGCCGAGGGTCCGCAAGCCCTGGCCCTGGCCAACTACAGCGACCACTATCTGCGCCGCGGCGAGTACGAGCGCGCCCTGGACCTGGCCGGTCAGGCCCTGCCCCTGGCGCGCCGCGCCCAGAATCTGAACGCCGAGATCGTGGCTTTGCACAATATGGGTCTGGCCAAGATCGGGCTCAAGCGCGTGCCCGAAGGCACCCGCGATGTGCGCCAGGCCATCACCCTGGACGAGCAGCAGGGCGCCCTGCCCTACGCCGCCGACGGCTGGAAGGAACTGGGCGAATACCTGGAGCGGGCCGGGGACTGGGCCGGCGCCATCGAGGCCCACCATGAATACCGCCGCCTGATCGACCAGGTGCTGCGCGACGACACGCGCAAGACCGTGCTCGAGGCCCAGGAGCGCTATGACGCCGAGCGCCGCGCCAAGGAAATCGAGCTGCTCAACCGCGACAACAGCCTCAAGACCGAGCAGATCCGCGCCCACGACCTGGAGCTCAAGCTCTGGGCCGCCCTGGCCGGCTGCGTGCTGCTCTCGGCCGTGCTGCTGGGCCTGGCCTACCAGCGCATACGCCGCACCAATGCCGCCCTGGCCAGCAGCAATGAAAGCCTCAAGCTGCAAAGCGAGCGCGACCCGCTCACCGGCCTGTCCAACCGGCGCCACTTCCAGTCCGCCATCAAGCGCCTGGCCGACGCCGGCAAGCTGGCGGGCACGGTCTACCTGATCGACATCGACCACTTCAAGCGCATCAACGACCAGTGGGGCCATGCCGCAGGCGACAGCGTGCTGGTGGAGGTGGCGCGGCGCCTGCGGGCGGCCCTGCGCGAGGACGATCTGGTGGTGCGCTGGGGCGGCGAGGAATTCCTCATCGTCGTGCCCTCGCGCGCGGCCGAGGACGCTCGCGCCCTGGCCCAGCGCCTGCTGGACCTGCTGGGCACGCCGGTGCGCCATGGCGAGCTGAGCGTGCCGGTCACGGCCTCCATCGGCTTTGCGAGCTTCCCGGTGGCGCCGCACGGCCTGAGCCTGAGCTGGGAGCGCGCCATCGACCTGGTGGACACCGTCATGTACCTG is part of the Shinella sp. XGS7 genome and harbors:
- a CDS encoding ABC transporter ATP-binding protein, producing the protein MLLSIQDLKVAFRMGKVDGQMQRQLAVKGVSFDIPENSTVALVGESGSGKSVTAMSILNLLPSNAEREGKILFQGRDLLQTSLSELQGVRGREIACVFQDPMTSLNPVFTVADQIMEPLIKHMGMSRRQALVRAEELLNQVGIREPEKRLSAYPHELSGGQRQRVMIAMALANRPELLIADEPTTALDVTVQRQVMELMAKLKDTHKMSMLFISHDLGVVGEISDQVVVMRHGQIREKAPVAEIFKNPQDSYTKALLACRPSLTENPARLMVIDDHIAGRAARAEGKAKDPNAPVILEVRGLKKSFFFKEGLFGKKEFKAVKGVNFQLKKGYTLGVVGESGSGKTTMGLTLLRLHEPTGGEVLFEGKDLLKMSGNDWQKMRRRIQVVFQNPYASLNPRFTIGQTLVEPMEIHGIGASHSERLATASAMLKKVGLEEKHYGRYPHMFSGGQRQRVAIARALMLNPRLLVLDEPVSALDLSVQAQVLNLLADLQDEFRLTYVFISHDLAVVKFISDEVLVMQNGDVVEQADTAALLAAPKQEYTRRLLGAVPRGYQEDAAAAAA
- a CDS encoding ABC transporter permease, translating into MSAVLSQNTAAPKAQRSEGVWAASWRRMRADKVGMVCMTIVALFLLLVIASGSGLVAKNWQKEVGVPNAPPTLMGPAPAEATGTIAMPKGPNVDLSDIDPLAPRYKEWDERAKQFKTEEVVKSETLPFGGDRLGRDVLAKVIKGAEVSIMVGVLAAVVATIIGTVLGAISGFFGGKVGDFLEWLYNVFTAIPGILLIFAFAVIFGRGVLSVVMILGLAGWPGIYRLIRAEFMKHSVREYVRSAEAIGASKTSRMFKHILPNVSHVALVQLSLHVVGFIKSEVILSYLGLGVGVDQVSWGTMLAESQSELILGYWWQLAAVTGFMAVFVTAFALFTDALRDALDPKLRGLE
- a CDS encoding DUF6463 family protein, which produces MTSLATNRPWMGRWLLAVAALHTVFGLLVFAGPLQKMLRLGLFNAVGADPLLAAATWFLLFGAPLALLGQALSLLERQPQLDPAALRPLGWGLLALWALGVLLMPASGFWLVLPVVWALLRRHEPRGGVQPSSS
- a CDS encoding ABC transporter permease: MAAYLIRRLWQMIPTLLGVVLLVFFLFKYFGGDPAEILGGLNASPEQIEAIREQLGLNKPVWEQLFIFLKQIVTFDWGKSWATNESVANLFASRLPATLTVMLPILVLEVLLAIPFALGVAYVRGSLTDRTVMIITTVAVSISLLVYVIVAQYVFAFRLGWFPVQGWTDSVWTNLTTYAPLPVLVAVAVALSPQTRLYRTFFLDEIGHDYVRTARAKGMTEKTILLKHVLRNAMIPILTNVAVALPGVFVGSFLLEVFFSIPGLGREILLAVNRSDYPVIQAFAIYIAFLTMVVNLLTDLLYKLVDPRVVLK
- a CDS encoding ABC transporter substrate-binding protein, which produces MRRGFARAACLAALLGAFSLTAAAQASGATKVLRYSFRVAETGFDPAQISDRYSKTIAAAIFEAPLEFAYLARPFQMRPSTAAAMPEVSEDFKTLTFRIKPGIYFNDDPAFKGQKRELTAADYIYSIKRHYDPKLNSRNLYLLENVGILGLSELRKDALKNKTAFDYDKPVEGLQLLDRYTFRVRLAVGDPRFINQFADSAFLGAVAREVAEFYGEKKIMEHPVGTGPYRLAEWRRSSRIVLEKNPNYREEFYDEQPPASADPVLKAQAAKLKGRRLPLTERVEIAIIEENQPRWLSFLRHEADVLEEVPAEYVSIATPNGKLAPNLAKQGMRSVRFPYPEVAFTYFNMEDPVVGGYTPDKVALRRAISLAVDIDKEIRLPRRGQAIPAQGPFGPGTFGYRADYKSEMSEFNLPKAKALLDMYGYVDKNGDGWREQPDGQPLVLEYATQPDSLSRQSIEQWQKNMDALGVRIEFKTAKWPENLKSANAGKLMMWGVSWVATAPDGDTFLALGDGRAKGSANKSRFDLPAYNALYEKQKMLPDGPERQAVMEEAAKLMIAYMPYKISVHRLFTDLAQPWVIGFDRNVFIRDFWQYVDIDTELQKKQRQGS
- a CDS encoding SPFH domain-containing protein yields the protein MSKNRPGPVPDQGRLEQAAQTANGYLAILMGLAALAAAALLAWLTRGESLGALLMAGLLLGAGLALLMGLYIQQPGEARLLTLFGQYRGTDRTAGLRWANPLTLKRRVSLRARNFNAPTLKVNDKRGNPVEISAAVVWRVEDTARAVFEVDDYERYVAVQAEAAIRHLAAQFAYDEGEDLAPGETTLRAGADEVISALQAELQARFAEAGVSVQDAKITHLAYAPEIAQVMLRRQQAEAIISARKKIVQGAVSMVEEALKGLSERSIVELDDERKAAMVSNLLVVLCSDKDTQPIVNTGTLYN